A DNA window from Paenibacillus sp. HWE-109 contains the following coding sequences:
- a CDS encoding OmpA/MotB family protein has protein sequence MARRGKKQEEHVNHERWLITYADLITLLLVFFIIMYAMSKVDVQKYAVLAQVLNMQFQKADSVLDKGHGISGQMTPKQGDSDSKDKDYTKQNLDEQKEEKDKTKPDQSEKEKREKELQDLLKQVQAYIKDQNLEAQVSASDTERGVAITLNDLFLFDLGKADLKPASSPILQKLASLFPTLNSKVSIEGHTDNLPLAPGSPLKDNWGLSFARSLSVLRYFSDTAKLDNNKFIATAYADTMPKVPNTSDENRSKNRRVEIIVLRDGLAPATVIK, from the coding sequence ATGGCGCGGAGAGGTAAGAAGCAGGAAGAGCATGTTAATCATGAGAGATGGCTCATTACCTATGCGGATTTAATCACCTTGCTGCTCGTATTCTTCATCATTATGTATGCGATGAGTAAAGTGGATGTTCAAAAGTATGCCGTTTTGGCGCAAGTATTAAACATGCAGTTCCAGAAAGCTGACTCGGTTCTAGATAAAGGCCACGGGATCAGCGGTCAAATGACTCCTAAACAGGGGGACTCTGACAGCAAGGACAAAGATTATACGAAGCAAAACTTAGACGAACAAAAGGAAGAGAAAGATAAAACCAAGCCTGATCAAAGCGAGAAAGAAAAGCGCGAAAAGGAACTCCAAGATCTCTTAAAACAAGTCCAAGCTTACATTAAGGATCAAAATTTGGAGGCTCAGGTATCCGCTAGCGATACCGAGCGCGGTGTGGCGATCACACTGAATGATTTATTCCTTTTTGACCTGGGCAAAGCGGATCTGAAACCAGCCTCCTCGCCCATTCTCCAAAAGCTTGCTTCCCTCTTCCCAACGCTAAATAGCAAGGTAAGCATTGAGGGGCACACCGACAACTTGCCTCTGGCTCCCGGTTCGCCACTCAAAGACAACTGGGGCTTGTCCTTTGCCCGTTCCCTTTCTGTCCTTCGTTATTTCAGCGATACGGCCAAGCTTGATAATAATAAATTCATTGCCACGGCTTATGCCGATACAATGCCCAAAGTCCCTAACACCAGCGATGAGAACCGCAGTAAAAACCGCCGCGTCGAAATCATTGTCCTCCGTGATGGACTGGCTCCAGCAACTGTTATTAAATAA
- a CDS encoding flagellar motor protein: MDLTTVLGLVLGLVGLIGGYVWDGGHISSLIIPSAMLIVFGGTFGAVAISFPLSILSKIPKALGIAFKEAKKDPAATIEELVDMASIARREGVLALEQRAQEHQNPFLKDGLLMVVDGTDPELTRQILELEMDAIEHQVDNMSKIFEAGGGYAPTMGIIGTVMGLIHVLGNLDDPSSLGPAIAVAFTATLYGVMSANLIYLPIANKIKVRGKEMVSEMELMLEGILALQAGENPQLIKKKLNSFLHDKSRSKKAVVEEEGNNGAER, from the coding sequence ATGGATTTGACAACGGTTTTAGGATTAGTATTAGGTCTAGTAGGTTTAATTGGCGGCTACGTATGGGATGGAGGGCATATTAGTTCCCTAATTATTCCAAGCGCTATGCTGATCGTGTTCGGCGGGACCTTTGGAGCTGTAGCTATCAGCTTCCCCCTCTCTATTTTATCCAAAATTCCTAAAGCACTGGGCATCGCCTTCAAAGAAGCCAAAAAGGATCCAGCCGCAACCATTGAAGAACTGGTAGATATGGCCTCGATTGCTCGCAGAGAAGGTGTACTGGCTTTGGAACAGCGTGCTCAAGAGCATCAGAATCCCTTTTTGAAAGATGGTTTGCTTATGGTTGTGGATGGTACCGATCCTGAGCTAACCAGGCAGATCCTAGAGCTTGAAATGGATGCGATCGAGCATCAAGTTGACAATATGTCCAAAATCTTCGAAGCTGGCGGCGGCTACGCGCCTACTATGGGGATCATCGGAACGGTCATGGGGCTTATTCACGTTCTCGGCAACCTCGATGATCCGTCCAGCTTGGGACCTGCGATTGCCGTTGCCTTCACAGCAACCTTGTACGGCGTTATGAGCGCCAACTTGATCTATCTTCCTATTGCCAACAAAATCAAAGTACGGGGCAAAGAAATGGTCTCCGAAATGGAACTGATGCTCGAAGGCATTCTTGCCCTGCAAGCTGGTGAAAACCCTCAGTTAATTAAGAAAAAACTAAATTCCTTCCTCCACGATAAATCAAGGTCCAAAAAAGCAGTGGTAGAGGAGGAAGGCAACAATGGCGCGGAGAGGTAA